A single Loxodonta africana isolate mLoxAfr1 chromosome 12, mLoxAfr1.hap2, whole genome shotgun sequence DNA region contains:
- the LOC104846488 gene encoding mucin-17, whose product MWLNKALSLSVICLNGGQWNGKVCECSTGFTGDQCQYAHRFCKNGGFWDGIKCQCTTLYYGTECELLVESIEIEPPPAIVTAQVEITVTVTSENFSEDLNNRSSQAFQKFKEIFTKQMEILYSGITEYEGVNIIRITPGSVVVEHEVLLRTKFIPEYEKVLKNASQEVKEKIMTITNEQIMVNNNCSDLLCFKENTTEVKSTEITQYDPEAECQEKAKEAGDYAQYFFVEYKDEKPNCVTACMQGFNSSMDCNYGKCQLERSGPRCFCLTTDTHWYRGENCELSTQKSLVYGLVGAAGAVVLVVFIALLVFTLHSKREVKRQKYKLSQLYKWYEEDGGQAPGTFQNIGFDIHEEGSINLDPIYSNFQPSLSHIDPETKIQTQRPQVVMTSF is encoded by the exons ATGTGGTTAAACAAGGCCTTGTCCCTTTCAGTGATCTGCCTCAACGGAGGGCAATGGAATGGAAAGGTCTGTGAATGCTCCACTGGCTTCACGGGAGATCAATGCCAGTATGCCCACAGGTTCTGCAAGAATGGAGGCTTCTGGGATGGGATCAAGTGCCAGTGCACCACCCTCTACTATGGGACCGAGTGTGAGCTGCTGGTTGAGAGCATCGAGATTG AACCTCCACCGGCGATAGTCACTGCCCAAGTGGAAATAACCGTGACAGTAACCAGTGAGAATTTCAGTGAAGACCTAAATAACAGATCTTCCCAAGCTTTCCAGAAATTCAAAGAGATATTTACTAAACAG ATGGAAATTCTTTATTCTGGAATCACTGAGTATGAAGGTGTCAACATCATAAGGATAAC GCCTGGCAGTGTGGTGGTGGAGCATGAAGTCCTCCTGAGGACCAAGTTCATCCCAGAATATGAGAAAGTATTGAAGAACGCCTCCCAGGAAGTGAAGGAAAAAATCATGACTATAACCAATGAGCAAATAATGGTTAATAATAACTGCTCAG ACCTACTGTGTTTCAAGGAGAATACCACCGAGGTGAAAAGCACTGAAATTACCCAATATGACCCTGAAG CTGAGTGCCAGGAGAAGGCCAAGGAAGCTGGAGATTATGCCCAATACTTCTTTGTGGAATACAAGGATGAGAAGCCAAACTGCGTCACTGCTTGCATGCAGGGCTTCAACAGTTCGATGGATTGCAACTATGGGAAGTGTCAGCTGGAGCGCAGTGGTCCTCGGTGTTT CTGCCTGACCACAGATACTCACTGGTACCGTGGAGAAAACTGTGAGCTGAGCACTCAGAAGAGTCTGGTGTACGGACTCGTGGGAGCAGCAGGAGCAGTTGTGCTGGTTGTCTTCATTGCCCTCTTAGTGTTCACGTTGCACTCCAAGAGAGAGGTGAAAAG GCAAAAGTACAAATTGTCTCAGTTGTACAAGTGGTATGAAGAGGATGGTGGACAAGCCCCTGGGACCTTCCAAAACATTGGCTTTGACATCCATGAAG AGGGTTCTATCAACCTGGACCCCATTTACAGTAACTTCCAGCCCTCCCTGAGCCACATAGACCCTGAAACAAAG ATTCAAACTCAGAGGCCCCAGGTCGTGATGACATCTTTTTAA